A DNA window from Panthera tigris isolate Pti1 chromosome X, P.tigris_Pti1_mat1.1, whole genome shotgun sequence contains the following coding sequences:
- the G6PD gene encoding glucose-6-phosphate 1-dehydrogenase isoform X1, producing MGTRADSAELRADPRGNEDAAQRRQGQKAPHGRAARAESIMAEQVALSRTQVCGILREELYQGNAFHRSDTHIFIIMGASGDLAKKKIYPTVWWLFRDGLLPEDTFIVGYARSRLTVADIRKQSEPFFKATPEEKAKLEEFFARNSYVAGQYDDVASYRRLNSHVNGLHQGPQTNRLFYLALPPTVYEAVTKNIHETCMSQTGWNRVIVEKPFGRDLQSSDRLSNHISSLFREDQIYRIDHYLGKEMVQNLMVLRFANRIFGPIWNRDNIACVILTFKEPFGTEGRGGYFDEFGIIRDVMQNHLLQMLCLVAMEKPASTDSDDVRDEKVKVLKCISEVQSENVVLGQYVGNPSGEGEATKGYLDDPTVPRGSITATFAAVVLYVENERWEGVPFVLRCGKALNERKAEVRLQFRDVSGDIFQQQCKRNELVIRVQPNEAVYTKMMTKKPGMFFNPEESELDLTYGNRYKNVKLPDAYERLILDVFCGNQMHFVRSDELREAWRIFTPLLHEIEREKPQPIPYVYGSRGPAEADELMKRVGFQYEGTYKWVNPHKL from the exons ATGGGTACGCGGGCGGACAGCGCAGAGCTGCGCGCGGACCCGCGAGGCAACGAGGACGCGGCGCAGCGGCGGCAGGGACAGAAGGCGCCACACGGCCGGGCGGCACGAGCAG AGAGCATCATGGCAGAGCAGGTGGCCCTGAGCCGGACCCAGGTGTGCGGGATCCTGCGGGAAGAGCTGTACCAGGGCAATGCCTTCCATCGATCTGACACACATATCTTCATCATCATGGGTGCATCG GGCGACCTGGCCAAGAAGAAGATCTACCCCACCGTCTG GTGGCTGTTCCGCGACGGTCTTCTGCCCGAAGACACCTTCATCGTGGGCTACGCCCGCTCCCGTCTCACAGTGGCCGACATCCGCAAGCAGAGCGAGCCCTTCTTCAAA GCCACACCGGAGGAGAAGGCCAAGCTGGAGGAGTTCTTCGCCCGCAACTCGTATGTGGCTGGCCAGTATGACGACGTGGCGTCCTACAGGCGCCTCAACAGCCACGTGAATGGCCTTCACCAGGGGCCGCAGACCAACCGCCTCTTTTACCTGGCCTTGCCACCCACGGTCTATGAGGCGGTCACCAAGAACATCCATGAGACCTGCATGAGCCAGAC AGGCTGGAACCGTGTCATTGTGGAGAAGCCCTTCGGGAGGGACCTGCAGAGCTCTGACCGGCTATCCAACCACATCTCGTCCTTATTCCGTGAGGACCAGATCTACCGCATCGACCACTACCTGGGCAAGGAgatggtgcagaacctgatgGTGCTGAG ATTCGCCAACAGGATCTTTGGTCCCATCTGGAACCGGGACAACATCGCCTGTGTCATCCTCACTTTCAAGGAGCCCTTTGGCACCGAGGGCCGTGGAGGTTACTTCGATGAATTTGGGATCATCCG GGACGTGATGCAGAACCACCTCCTGCAGATGCTGTGTCTAGTGGCCATGGAGAAGCCCGCCTCCACTGACTCGGACGATGTCCGCGACGAGAAG GTCAAGGTGTTAAAGTGCATCTCCGAGGTGCAGTCAGAGAACGTGGTCCTGGGCCAGTACGTGGGCAACCCCAGCGGAGAGGGCGAGGCCACCAAAGGGTACCTGGATGACCCCACGGTGCCCCGCGGCTCCATTACTGCCACCTTTGCGGCCGTTGTCCTCTACGTGGAGAACGAGAGGTGGGAAG GGGTGCCCTTCGTCCTGCGCTGCGGCAAAGCCCTGAACGAGCGCAAGGCCGAGGTGCGTCTGCAGTTCCGCGACGTGTCCGGAGACATCTTCCAGCAGCAGTGCAAGCGCAACGAGCTAGTGATCCGTGTGCAGCCCAACGAGGCCGTGTACACCAAGATGATGACCAAGAAGCCCGGCATGTTCTTCAACCCTGAGGAGTCCGAGCTGGACCTGACCTACGGCAACAGATACAAG AACGTGAAGCTCCCCGACGCCTACGAGCGCCTTATCCTGGACGTCTTCTGTGGGAACCAGATGCACTTCGTGCGCAG TGACGAGCTCCGGGAGGCCTGGCGGATCTTCACGCCGCTGTTGCACGAGATCGAGCGCGAAAAGCCCCAGCCCATCCCCTATGTTTACGGCAG CCGAGGCCCCGCGGAGGCAGACGAGCTGATGAAGAGAGTGGGCTTCCAGTACGAGGGCACCTACAAGTGGGTGAACCCCCACAAGCTCTGA
- the G6PD gene encoding glucose-6-phosphate 1-dehydrogenase isoform X2 → MAEQVALSRTQVCGILREELYQGNAFHRSDTHIFIIMGASGDLAKKKIYPTVWWLFRDGLLPEDTFIVGYARSRLTVADIRKQSEPFFKATPEEKAKLEEFFARNSYVAGQYDDVASYRRLNSHVNGLHQGPQTNRLFYLALPPTVYEAVTKNIHETCMSQTGWNRVIVEKPFGRDLQSSDRLSNHISSLFREDQIYRIDHYLGKEMVQNLMVLRFANRIFGPIWNRDNIACVILTFKEPFGTEGRGGYFDEFGIIRDVMQNHLLQMLCLVAMEKPASTDSDDVRDEKVKVLKCISEVQSENVVLGQYVGNPSGEGEATKGYLDDPTVPRGSITATFAAVVLYVENERWEGVPFVLRCGKALNERKAEVRLQFRDVSGDIFQQQCKRNELVIRVQPNEAVYTKMMTKKPGMFFNPEESELDLTYGNRYKNVKLPDAYERLILDVFCGNQMHFVRSDELREAWRIFTPLLHEIEREKPQPIPYVYGSRGPAEADELMKRVGFQYEGTYKWVNPHKL, encoded by the exons ATGGCAGAGCAGGTGGCCCTGAGCCGGACCCAGGTGTGCGGGATCCTGCGGGAAGAGCTGTACCAGGGCAATGCCTTCCATCGATCTGACACACATATCTTCATCATCATGGGTGCATCG GGCGACCTGGCCAAGAAGAAGATCTACCCCACCGTCTG GTGGCTGTTCCGCGACGGTCTTCTGCCCGAAGACACCTTCATCGTGGGCTACGCCCGCTCCCGTCTCACAGTGGCCGACATCCGCAAGCAGAGCGAGCCCTTCTTCAAA GCCACACCGGAGGAGAAGGCCAAGCTGGAGGAGTTCTTCGCCCGCAACTCGTATGTGGCTGGCCAGTATGACGACGTGGCGTCCTACAGGCGCCTCAACAGCCACGTGAATGGCCTTCACCAGGGGCCGCAGACCAACCGCCTCTTTTACCTGGCCTTGCCACCCACGGTCTATGAGGCGGTCACCAAGAACATCCATGAGACCTGCATGAGCCAGAC AGGCTGGAACCGTGTCATTGTGGAGAAGCCCTTCGGGAGGGACCTGCAGAGCTCTGACCGGCTATCCAACCACATCTCGTCCTTATTCCGTGAGGACCAGATCTACCGCATCGACCACTACCTGGGCAAGGAgatggtgcagaacctgatgGTGCTGAG ATTCGCCAACAGGATCTTTGGTCCCATCTGGAACCGGGACAACATCGCCTGTGTCATCCTCACTTTCAAGGAGCCCTTTGGCACCGAGGGCCGTGGAGGTTACTTCGATGAATTTGGGATCATCCG GGACGTGATGCAGAACCACCTCCTGCAGATGCTGTGTCTAGTGGCCATGGAGAAGCCCGCCTCCACTGACTCGGACGATGTCCGCGACGAGAAG GTCAAGGTGTTAAAGTGCATCTCCGAGGTGCAGTCAGAGAACGTGGTCCTGGGCCAGTACGTGGGCAACCCCAGCGGAGAGGGCGAGGCCACCAAAGGGTACCTGGATGACCCCACGGTGCCCCGCGGCTCCATTACTGCCACCTTTGCGGCCGTTGTCCTCTACGTGGAGAACGAGAGGTGGGAAG GGGTGCCCTTCGTCCTGCGCTGCGGCAAAGCCCTGAACGAGCGCAAGGCCGAGGTGCGTCTGCAGTTCCGCGACGTGTCCGGAGACATCTTCCAGCAGCAGTGCAAGCGCAACGAGCTAGTGATCCGTGTGCAGCCCAACGAGGCCGTGTACACCAAGATGATGACCAAGAAGCCCGGCATGTTCTTCAACCCTGAGGAGTCCGAGCTGGACCTGACCTACGGCAACAGATACAAG AACGTGAAGCTCCCCGACGCCTACGAGCGCCTTATCCTGGACGTCTTCTGTGGGAACCAGATGCACTTCGTGCGCAG TGACGAGCTCCGGGAGGCCTGGCGGATCTTCACGCCGCTGTTGCACGAGATCGAGCGCGAAAAGCCCCAGCCCATCCCCTATGTTTACGGCAG CCGAGGCCCCGCGGAGGCAGACGAGCTGATGAAGAGAGTGGGCTTCCAGTACGAGGGCACCTACAAGTGGGTGAACCCCCACAAGCTCTGA